GGTGATGCTGGAGTTCGACGGGATGGTCAAGTACCACCGCCACCGCCGTCCCGGCGAGACCATCGAGGACATGGTGATGCGTGAGAAGCAACGCGAGGACCGGCTTCGTGAGCTCACAGGCTGGACGATGGTCCGCATCACTTGGGCGGACCTGGCGCGACCCGAGGCAACGGTGGCCCGGATCCTCCGTGCGCTGCAGTCAGCAGCCTGATGCTGGACGACGAAACTCACGCTTGGACGATGAAACTTCGTCGTCCAAGCGTGAGTTTCTTCGTCCAAGCGCGGGAGTTTCACCGGCCGGCCGGTGAAACTCCCACCCCGCTCAGAAGTGAGCCTGCCCCCCATCCAACGGAATCGTCGCCCCGGTCAGGTACGCCAGGTCCGGCCCCACGAGCGCCACGACCGCACGGCCGATGTCGGCCTCGGGGTCGCCGATCCGCTTCATCGGGATCGCGGCGACGAACTCGGCCGCCTCCTCGGGGTTGTTCTCGGTCCACCACTTGAGGCCGGGGGAGAGGGCGTGCGGGGCGATGGAGTTGACCCGGATCCCGGCCGCGGCCCACTCGACCGCGGCGGTGCGGGTGAGTGAGCGGAGCGCGGTCTTGGCGGCGGCGTACGCGCCGTAGTTGGTGGGGTCCCAGCGGACCATCGCGGAGGTGACGAGGTTGACGATCGAGCCGCCGCCGGCGGCGACGAGGTGCGGGTGGGCGGCCTGCATGAAGGCGAAGGCGGCGAAGGGGCCGGAGACGAAGCCCTTGGTGAAGTTCTTCAGGCTCATGTCGAGGAGCGGCATCATCACGCCGTCGTAGGCGTTGTTCACCACCACGTCGAGGCGACCGAAGTCGCCGGCGATCCGGTCCACGAGCGGCGCGATCGCCTCGGTGTCGAGCAGGTCGAGCTCGTAGGCCTCGGCGCGCACGCCGCGCTCCCGCAGCAAGGCGCAGGTCCCTTCCAGCTTGGCGAGGGTGCGGCCGACGACGGCCACGGAGACACCCTCCGACGCCAGCGCGAGGGCGATGCCCTGGCCGACTCCCTGACCGGCTCCCGTGACGACGGCGACCTTGTCCTGCAGTGCGTTCATGCCCGCACCCTCGCCGGTACGACGCCCGCCACCGTCGACGCGTCCCGGTCACCGGGAGCCGTCCACGCCCGCGCGGCGAGGGCCGCCGAATACTCCCCGCCATGAGCACGACAGTGACGACGACCGAGCTGGTGGTGGAGGACGTCCTCGGGGCGCCCGTCCAGGTGTTCGCGGAGCGCTTCCGCGCGCTGCACGAGGTGCTGGCCGCATCGGTCGCGCACGGCGACCGGCCCTATGTCGTCACCCTCGAGGGCCGGCTCACCTTCGCCGAGCACGCCCGCCGGGTCTCCTCGCTCGCCCACGAGCTGCGCACGACGTACGGCGTCGACAAGGGCGACCGGGTCGCGATCGACGCCGCCAACTCCCAGGCCTGGATCGAGACCTTCTGGGCGACGGTCTCGATCGGCGCGATCGCCGTCGGCTGCAACGCCTGGTGGTCGGCGCGCGAGCTGCAGGACGCGCTGGAGCTGACCACCCCCAAGCTGGTCGTCGCCGACGCCCGCCGCCGCGCGCTCCTCGCCGACATCGCCACCACGGCGCCGGTCCTCGGCCTCGAGGACGACCACGAGCGTCTCGCCACGCTGCACCCGGACGCGCCGCTGCCGAGCGCCGACGTCGCCGAGGACGACCCCGCGGTCATCCTCTTCACCTCCGGCACGTCGGGGCGTCCCAAGGGCGCCGTGCACACGCACCGCAACCTCTGCTCGGTGATCGGCTTCCACCGCAGCATGGACGCCCTGGCTGCGCAGTACGGCGACCCGGTGGCGCCGCAGGACAAGGTCTACCTGCTGGCGATGCCGCTGTTCCACGTCGGGAGCCTGCACAACCTGGCCGTCCCGCGCCTCGCCAACGGCAGCACGGCCGCCCTCCACCTGGGTGCGTTCGACCCGGAGAAGGTGCTGCAGCTGGTCCAGGACGCCCGGGTCACCCACTGGGGCGCCGTGCCGACGATGGCGAACCGCCTGCTCGGCTTCGACCGCGTCGGCGACTACGACACGTCCTCCCTCTACGCCTTCTCGCTGGCATCCGCGCCGTCGAGCACCGCGTTCAAGGAGCGGCTGCGCACGCACCTGCCGTTCGCCGGTGCGCTCGTCGACAGCTACGGCCTCACCGAGTCGTGCACCGCGGTCGCCCTGGCGACACCCCTCGACCTCGCCGAGGCGCCGGGCACCCTCGGCACGCCGATCATCGGCGTGGAGATGGAGGTGCGCGACCCGCTCGGCAACCCGCTGCCGCCGGGCGAGGAGGGCGAGATCTGCGTCCGCAGCGCCTACAACATGCTCGGCTACTGGGAGAACCCGGACGCCACCGCGGCCGCGATCGACGCCGACCGCTGGCTGCACACCGGCGACATCGGCACCTTCGACGACAAGGGCCGGATCCGGCTCGCCGCACGCCGCTCGGACCTGATCATCCGTGGCGGTGAGAACGTCTACCCCGCCGAGGTGGAGGGCCTCCTCGTGGAGCACCCCGCGGTGCGCGAGTGCGTCGTGCTCGGCGTACCCCACGACGACCTGGGCCAGGAGGTGGGCGCCGTCGTCGTGCCCGAGGACGCCGGGACCGACGCGGCCGCGCTCGTCACCGAGCTGCAGGAGTACGCCGCCCGCGGGCTCGCGCACTACAAGGTGCCCACGCACTGGCGGGTCGCCGCGGAGCCCCTGCCGCGCAACGCCACCGGCAAGGTCGTCCGCCCGGCGGTGACCCTGTGAGCACCCGGAACGAGACGCCCGACGTCTTCTCCGCGGGCAGGCTCGGCCCGCTCACCCTCCGCAACCGCACGATCAAGGCCGCCACCTACGAGGGCCTGAGCCACCGTGGTCGGGTCACCCAGGACCTGGTCGACTTCCATGTCGCCTACGCGAAGGGCGGGGTCGGGATGACGACGGTCGCCTACCTCGCCGTCGCGAAGGACGGCCGCACGGACCGGCACCAGGTGCTCTGGACCGACGAGGCGATGCCCGGCCTGCGGGCGCTCACCGATGCCGTGCACGCCGAGGGTGCGGCGGTCTCGGCCCAGATCGGCCACGGTGGTCCGGTCGCGGAGGCCCGGGGGAACCGGTCGCCCGCGCTGGCACCGTCGGCCCGGACCAACGTGATCGCGATGAACCGTTCGCAGGCCGCCACGCGGGCCGACATCGAGCGGATCGTCGCGGCGCACGGGCACGCGGCGAGCCGGGCCGTCGAAGCGGGCTTCGACGCCGTCGAGGTGCACCTCGGCCACAACTACTTCGCCAGCGCCTTCCTCAGTCCCAAGCTCAACCGGCGCGACGACGAGTTCGGCGGCAGCCTCCGCAACCGGGCGAAGGTCGCCCGCGGCATCCTCCAGGCGGTGCGGGACGCGGTCGGCGACCGGATCGCGATCGTCGCCAAGATGAACATGGACGACGGCGCCCCCGGCGGGTTCTGGCTCGACGAGGCGATCCCGGTCGCGCAGTGGCTGGAGGCCGACGGCACCCTCGACGCGCTGGAGATGACGGCGGGCAGCTCGCTGCTGAACCCGATGTACCTCTTCAAGGGCGACGTCCCGCTCGACGAGTTCGCCGGCGTCATGCCGCAGCCGATCAAGGCCGGCGTGAAGGCGGTCGGGCACCGGCTGCTCAAGGCCTACCCCTACACCGACGGCTTCCTGCTGGAGGACGCCAAGCAGGTCCGCGCTGCCGTCGACCTGCCGATGGTGCTGCTCGGCGGGGTCAGCAGCCGCGAGGTCATGGACACCGCCATGGCCGAGGGCTTCGGCTTCGTCGCGATGGCCCGCGCCCTGCTGCGCGAGCCCGACCTGGTCAACCGGATGCAGGCCGACGAGACGCGCCGCTCGCTGTGCATCCACTGCAACAAGTGCATGCCGACCAACTACACCGGGACTCGCTGCGTGCTGGTCGACCGGCGGACCACCCGCAGCGCCAGCTGGGGCAAGCCGGAGGGCTACGCGGCCACCACGCCGGGCCCTTCCGGTGAGTGGGACGCGTCACATCACGGATCCTGACCGGACTGGGAGATTCCTTCCGTGACCCGCCGATTCCTCCTCCCGCTCCTGGAGCTGGTCGCTGTCCTGTTCCTGGTCAGCATCGGGGTCTTCCTGCTGCTGTCGCTGGTCCCCGGCGACCCGGCCGTCGCCGTGCTCGGCGAGGGCCGCAGCCCGCAGGAGTACGACGCCCTGCGCGAGCAGCTCGGTCTCGACGACCCGCTCCTGGCCCGGTACGCCGACTGGCTCGGCGGCGTCCTGCACGGCGACCTCGGCACGTCGCTGGTCCCGCCGCAGACCGACGTCCTCGACCGGATCGCGTCCGCGTTCCCGGTCAGCCTCGAGCTGGCCGTGCTCGGGCTGGTGCTGGCGCTGCTCATCGCGGTCCCGCTGGCGATGTGGTCGGCGTACCACCAGGGCGGCCGCGCCGACCGCGCCATCAGCGCCGTCACGTTCGGCCTGCTGTCGATGCCGTCCTTCCTGATCGGCATCGTGCTGATCGCGGTGCTGGTGAACTCGCTGGGGATCTTCCCGCGCAACGAGTGGGTGCGCCCCGGTGACAGCCTCGCGGGCAACCTGTCCCACGCCTTCCTGCCGGCGCTGACGATCGCGCTGATGGAGGCGGCGATGTTCACCCGGATCCTGCGCAACGACCTGGTCACCACGCTGCACGAGGACTTCATCCTCGCCGCCCGCGCCCGCGGCATGTCGCCGCTGCGGATCATGGTCAGCGACGCGCTGCGACCCTCGTCGTTCTCGCTCGTCACCGTGCTCGGGCTGAGCATCGGGCGACTCGTCGGCAGCACCGTGATCGTGGAGTACCTCTTCGCGCTGCCCGGCATGGGCAAGCTCGTCATCGACGCCGCCAACCAGGGCAACTACCCGGTCGTTCAGGGCGCGGTGCTCGTCATCGCCGTCGTGTACGTCGGCAGCAACGCCCTGATCGACCGTTCCTACGGACTGCTCGACCCGAGGACCCGCCGTGCTCGCGCCTGAACCCGTCGTCCCGCCCCGTCCCGCCCTCCGCGACCGTCGTACGACGCTCCTGCTGACGGGCGTCCTCCTGCTGGCCGCCGGCCTCGGCGTCGCCGGCTGGGCCGCCGGCACCACCGTGCTGGTCACGCTGGTCCGGATGCTCGTTCTGGTCGCGGGCCTGCTCGCCGCGATCGCCGGCCTCGGCCGGATGGCCCGCGCCGTGCGGGGCAGGCCCGTCGACGTCGTCTTCTGGCTCGGCATGACGTGGCTGGTGCTCGTCCTCGGCGCCGCCGCCCTCGCGCCCTGGCTGCCGCTCGGCAGCGCCGACGACTCGGTGAAGGGCCTGACCTCGCCGATCTTCGCGCCTCCCGGCGGGATCGGTGCCGAGCACCCGCTCGGCACCAACAACTACGGCCTCGACGTCCTCGCCCGTGCCGTGTACGGCGCCCGGACCTCCATCCTCGTCGCCCTGCTGGCCGTGCTCATCGGCACCACCGTGGGCGGTCTCGTGGGCCTGGTGTCCGGCTTCGTGCGCGGCGCCACCGACCGGGTCGTCGGGATCCTGGCCAACGCGCTGCTCGCCGTACCCCCGCTGATCCTGCTCATCGCGCTCGGCACCGTGCTCGACCCGAGCGTGCGCAGCATCGCGTTCGCCCTGTCCCTGCTGACGATCCCCAGCATGGTGCGGCTCGCGCGGGCCAACACGATCACCGTCGCGCAGCGGGAGTACGTGCTCGCCGCGCGGGCGCTCGGCGCCGGCCGGGTGCGGCTGATGCTGCGCGAGGTGCTGCCCAACGTGGTGCTGCCGGTGCTGTCGCTCGCGGTCGTGATGATCTCCGTGCTCGTGGTCGCGGAGGCGTCGCTGTCCTTCCTCGGCATCGGCATCGAGCAGCCGCAGCCGACGTGGGGGAACATGATCGCCGAGGGCCAGGGCGGCGTCATGGAGAAGCACCCCTTCATCGTGGTGGTGCCGGGGATCTGCCTGTTCCTGACCGTGTTCTCCTTCAACCTGCTGGGGGAGAGGGCGCAGAAGCGCTGGGACCCGAGGGCGGCCAAGCTGTGACCACTCCTACCGCACTGCTGGAGGTCGAGGACCTCCGCACGACCTTCCACACCCCGCGCGGCGACGTGCGCGCCGTCGACGGCGTCTCCTTCGCCCTCGCGGCGGGCGAGACCCTCGGACTGGTGGGGGAGTCCGGCTCGGGCAAGTCGGTGCTCGGCCGCACCGTCATGGGGCTGGTCGCCTCCGGTGGCACCACCACCGTCAGCGGGACCGTGCGCCTCGGCGGCCGCTCGGTGCACGAGCTCAGGCCGTCGGCGCGCCGACGGCTCTGGGGGCCGGAGGTCGCGATGGTCTTCCAGGACCCGATGACCTCGCTCAACCCCGTCAAGCGGGTCGGCACCCACCTCACCGAGACCCTCCGGCGCCACCTCCGCTGCTCGCGCGCCGAGGCCACCGAGCGTGCGGTCGACCTGCTCCGCCAGGTCGGGATCCCCGAGCCCGCGCGGCGCCTGCGGCAGTATCCCCACGAGCTCTCCGGCGGCATGCGCCAGCGCGTGGTGATCGCGACCGCGCTGGCCTGCGACCCGCGGCTGCTGATCGCCGACGAGCCGACCACCGCCCTCGACGTCACCGTGCAGAAGCAGATCCTCGACCTGCTCGGCTCGCTCGTCGCGGAGCGCGGCATGGCGATGCTGCTGGTCAGCCACGACCTCGGCGCCGTCGCCGGACGCACCGACAGGGTGCAGGTCATGTACGCCGGCCGCACGGTCGAGTCCGGTCCGACCCGGCCGGTCTTCGCGGCGCCCGCGCACCCCTACACCGACGCGCTGCTCGCCTCGATCCCGCGGCTCGGGAACGCGCCGCACACCGTCCTGCGCACCATCGAGGGCAACCCGCCCGACATGACCCGCCCGCCCGCGGGCTGCCGGTTCGCGCCCCGCTGCGGGTTCGCGACGGACACCTGCCGCGACGCGCTGCCGGTGGCGGCCGTCGTACCGGGTGGGCGCGAGGTGGCCTGCCACCACCCGTTGCGCACTGCCGTCCTGGAAGGAGCCGAGCATGGCCGGTAGCGGTACGGCGCACCTGCGTCCGGACCGGGAGCGGGCGCTCGTCGTCGACGACCTCGTCGTCGAGTTCCCCGTCGCGCGCGGCACGGTGCACGCCGTGTCCGGGCTCAGCCTCGACCTCCTGCCCGGGGAGACCCTCGGCATCCTCGGCGAGTCCGGCTGCGGGAAGTCCAGCGCGGGGCGCGCGGTGATGCAGCTGCCGCCTCCGACGTCGGGATCGGTGCGGCTCGGCGAGGTCGAGCTCACCGGTCTGCCCGCCCGGCGGATGCGCGAGGCCCGGTCCCGGATGCAGCTGGTGCTGCAGGACCCGGTCTCCGCGCTCAACCCACGGCGACGCGTGAAGGACCTCGTCGTGGAGGGCCTGGAGATCTGGGGCTGGGGCGCGCGGGACCGCGACCACTTCGTCGACGAGCTGCTGTCGTCGGTCGGGCTCGACCCCGCGACGGTGCGCGACAAGCGGCCGCACGAGCTGTCCGGTGGCCAGTGCCAGCGGGTCTGCATCGCCCGCTCGCTCGCGCTCGACCCCGACGTGCTGATCTGCGACGAGCCGGTCTCCAGCCTCGACGTGTCCGTCCAGGCGCAGATCCTCAACCTGCTGGAGAAGGCGCGGGAGCGGCTGCGGCTCTCGATGGTCTTCATCGCCCACGACGTGGCCGTCGTGAAGAACATCAGCGACCGGGTGCTGGTGATGTACCTCGGCAAGACCTGCGAGGTGCTGCCGTCGGCGTCGCTGGAGGACGCGCTCCACCCCTACACGCGGCTGCTCCTGGCGTCGGTGCCCGAGGCGGCCGCGCCCGACGGGGAGGGCGCCGAGCCCGCGCGGGCGGTCGAGCTGCCCTCGCCGCTGGACCCGCCGTCCGGGTGCCGGTTCCGCACCCGCTGCCCGCTCGCCACCGACCGGTGTGCGGGCGAGGAGCCCGAGCTGCGGGAGGTCCGCCCCGGACAGTTCGTGGCCTGTCACCACGTGGAGGCATGACCCCGATGTACGACGACGCGATCGCCACTGCCGCCGCCATCCGGTCCGGGGAGGTGTCCGCGCGCGAGGTCGCCGAGGACGCCATCGCCCGCATCGAGAAGCACTCCGCCCTCAACGCGGTCGTGGCGGAGCGCTTCGAGCAGGCCCTCGCCGAGGTCGACGCCGGCCTGCCCGCCGGACCGCTCCACGGTGTGCCGACGCTCATCAAGGACCTCGGCATGCAGGTCGCCGGTCTCCCGCTGACCCGCGGCAGCCGCCTGTGGGACGGCGACGTCCAGGCCGTCGACAGCGAGCTGGTACGGCGCTACCGCGCCGCCGGCATGGTCGTCATCGGCATGTCCAACAGCCCCGAGCTCGGCAAGAACGCGAGCACCGAGCCGCTCCTCCACGGCCCCACCCGCAACCCGTGGGCGCCCACCCACTCGCCGGGTGGCTCCTCCGGCGGGGCCGCCGCTGCCGTGTCCGCCGGGCTGGTGCCGGTGGCCCACGGCAACGACGGAGGCGGATCGATCCGGATCCCGGCGTCGGCCTGCGGGCTGTTCGGTCTCAAGCCGAGCCGGGGCCGCGTGTCGTCGTACCCGGTGGCGGGGATGCTGGCCGCGCCGCTGTCGGTCAACCACGTGCTGACCCGCTCGGTGCGCGACAGCGCGCTGCTGCTCGACCTGTCGTCGGCGCCGTTGCACGGCGACGCCCTCGCCGCGCCCACGCCGTCGTCGCCGTTCGTCGAGCAGGCCGCCACCGCACCGCTGCGGCTGCGGATCGGGCTCGCTGTCGAGCGGGCCGACGGGGGCGAGGTGTCGCCCGAGGTGGTGGCCGCCGTACGGTCCGTCGCCGCGCTCTGCGAGGAGCTCGGCCACGTCGTCGAGGAGACCACGCTGGCCCACGACCACGAGCTCGTGATGAGCGGATTCGCCACCCTGATGGGGGTCTCGCTGCTCGCCGACGTCCAGCACCGGCTCGAGGCGCTCGGCCGTGAGCTGCGGGACGACGACCTCGAGCCGTTCACGCGGATGATCCACGACCACTACCTCGCCACCATGACCCCGGTGCAGGTGTACGACGGACTCGCCGCGGTCCAGCAGGCGGGCTGGCAGCTCGGGACGAGCTTCTCGTCGTACGACCTCCTGCTCACCCCGACCCTCCCGCTGCCCGTCCCCGAGCTCGGCGTCCTCGACACCTCCGACCCGGCCGTGATGTGGCAGCGCGGCGGTGACTACTCGTCGTTCACCGCCGTCGCCAACGCCACCGGCATGCCCGCGATGTCGATCCCCGCCGGCCTCGACACCGCCGGCCTCCCTCTGGGCGCGCACTTCATCGGCGACCTCGGCACCGAGGGCACCCTCCTCGCCTTGGCCACCCAGCTCGAGGCCGCCCGACCCTGGGAGCTCCTCGCGCCGTCGTACCGGTGAGTCTTGTAGCGCGCGAAGTGTGAGGGTTTCTCCGCCGAAGTGTGTGGTTTTCTCCTGCGAGGTGTGACGGTTTCTCCCGCGAGATGTGACTGAGCGCTGTCCCATCCGTCCCACGGGTGCGTCGGAGGACCGACGAGGCGCGACGTCCCTGTGGAGAGAGGCCCCGATCCACAGGTCGTTCCCGGCAGCCCGTCGCCGACGGCCATCGCGCCGATCCTCGAGCGATGACCATCTCCTCTCGGTTCGACGACAGACCGTTCACCGCTGCCATGGCCCGCGAAGCAGGGTTCACGCGCAACTGCCTCCACAAGCTCGTGGCGTCGGGTGAGGTGCGCAAGGTGCTGTCCGACGTGTACGTCGCGACGTGCGTCAAGGACTCCCTCGAGCTCCGAGCCAGCGCCGCAGCGTTGGTCATGCCCGACCACGCGGTGGTCGTCGACCGTTCGGCGGCATGGCTCCACGACGTCGAGATCCTGGACCTCGCGGAGCTGGACCTCGTCCCGGAGCTGGACGCGGTCTCGGTGGGTGGGAAGGAGCCGTCGAGGCGGGTGGGAGTCTTCGGCGGCAAACGCGACCTGTCCGCGGCCGACGTAATGACCTTGCACCCTGGGGTCAAGGTGACCATTCCCGTGCGCACGGCCTGCGACGTCGCCTGTCTCCTGGGCCGCTACCGCGCGATCGCGACGCTGGACGAGTTCCGCCGGAAGCATCGCCTCTCCGTCGCCGACCTGTCCGCTCAGCTCCCGCGCTTCCGGGGCCGACGCGGCGTCATCCAGCTGCGGGAGCTGATCCCCCTGTCGACCGATCGGGCCGACTCACAACCCGAGTCGTGGACCCGGCTGATGATCCGCGACGCCGGCCTGCCGGTGCCGGAGGCGCAGGTGGAGGTGGTGGTGCCGGGCTGGGGCCGCGCTCGGCTCGAGAACGCTTACGCGCACCTGCGTGTCGCCGTCGAGTACGACGGAGAGGCGGATCACAGCTCGACGGCCGACCGCGAACGGGACGAGACCCGGAGAGCGGCGCTGACGGACGCGGGCTGGATCATCCTGGTCCTGCGCAAGGGGGACTTCACGGCGCAGCGACGTGCCGAGTGGCTGGGCGAGCTCGCGGCGGTGATCGCGGAACGGACGCCGGTGAGCGCGGGCAAGCGGATCTACTCCCGCGGTCCCGACCATCCGTCGTACAGGTGGCGCCGGAGGCGCTGACGGCACACCTCGGAGGAGAAAACCTCACACTTGGGCGGAGAAAACCGCACACTTCGGCGGAGAAACCTCCACACTTCGCGCACGACGAGGAGCCCCTTCCCCTCACCACGAGTGGCGAGGGGAAGGGGCTCCTGTG
Above is a genomic segment from Nocardioides aromaticivorans containing:
- a CDS encoding SDR family NAD(P)-dependent oxidoreductase, with the translated sequence MNALQDKVAVVTGAGQGVGQGIALALASEGVSVAVVGRTLAKLEGTCALLRERGVRAEAYELDLLDTEAIAPLVDRIAGDFGRLDVVVNNAYDGVMMPLLDMSLKNFTKGFVSGPFAAFAFMQAAHPHLVAAGGGSIVNLVTSAMVRWDPTNYGAYAAAKTALRSLTRTAAVEWAAAGIRVNSIAPHALSPGLKWWTENNPEEAAEFVAAIPMKRIGDPEADIGRAVVALVGPDLAYLTGATIPLDGGQAHF
- a CDS encoding class I adenylate-forming enzyme family protein; this encodes MSTTVTTTELVVEDVLGAPVQVFAERFRALHEVLAASVAHGDRPYVVTLEGRLTFAEHARRVSSLAHELRTTYGVDKGDRVAIDAANSQAWIETFWATVSIGAIAVGCNAWWSARELQDALELTTPKLVVADARRRALLADIATTAPVLGLEDDHERLATLHPDAPLPSADVAEDDPAVILFTSGTSGRPKGAVHTHRNLCSVIGFHRSMDALAAQYGDPVAPQDKVYLLAMPLFHVGSLHNLAVPRLANGSTAALHLGAFDPEKVLQLVQDARVTHWGAVPTMANRLLGFDRVGDYDTSSLYAFSLASAPSSTAFKERLRTHLPFAGALVDSYGLTESCTAVALATPLDLAEAPGTLGTPIIGVEMEVRDPLGNPLPPGEEGEICVRSAYNMLGYWENPDATAAAIDADRWLHTGDIGTFDDKGRIRLAARRSDLIIRGGENVYPAEVEGLLVEHPAVRECVVLGVPHDDLGQEVGAVVVPEDAGTDAAALVTELQEYAARGLAHYKVPTHWRVAAEPLPRNATGKVVRPAVTL
- a CDS encoding NADH:flavin oxidoreductase is translated as MSTRNETPDVFSAGRLGPLTLRNRTIKAATYEGLSHRGRVTQDLVDFHVAYAKGGVGMTTVAYLAVAKDGRTDRHQVLWTDEAMPGLRALTDAVHAEGAAVSAQIGHGGPVAEARGNRSPALAPSARTNVIAMNRSQAATRADIERIVAAHGHAASRAVEAGFDAVEVHLGHNYFASAFLSPKLNRRDDEFGGSLRNRAKVARGILQAVRDAVGDRIAIVAKMNMDDGAPGGFWLDEAIPVAQWLEADGTLDALEMTAGSSLLNPMYLFKGDVPLDEFAGVMPQPIKAGVKAVGHRLLKAYPYTDGFLLEDAKQVRAAVDLPMVLLGGVSSREVMDTAMAEGFGFVAMARALLREPDLVNRMQADETRRSLCIHCNKCMPTNYTGTRCVLVDRRTTRSASWGKPEGYAATTPGPSGEWDASHHGS
- a CDS encoding ABC transporter permease, which encodes MTRRFLLPLLELVAVLFLVSIGVFLLLSLVPGDPAVAVLGEGRSPQEYDALREQLGLDDPLLARYADWLGGVLHGDLGTSLVPPQTDVLDRIASAFPVSLELAVLGLVLALLIAVPLAMWSAYHQGGRADRAISAVTFGLLSMPSFLIGIVLIAVLVNSLGIFPRNEWVRPGDSLAGNLSHAFLPALTIALMEAAMFTRILRNDLVTTLHEDFILAARARGMSPLRIMVSDALRPSSFSLVTVLGLSIGRLVGSTVIVEYLFALPGMGKLVIDAANQGNYPVVQGAVLVIAVVYVGSNALIDRSYGLLDPRTRRARA
- a CDS encoding ABC transporter permease; this translates as MLAPEPVVPPRPALRDRRTTLLLTGVLLLAAGLGVAGWAAGTTVLVTLVRMLVLVAGLLAAIAGLGRMARAVRGRPVDVVFWLGMTWLVLVLGAAALAPWLPLGSADDSVKGLTSPIFAPPGGIGAEHPLGTNNYGLDVLARAVYGARTSILVALLAVLIGTTVGGLVGLVSGFVRGATDRVVGILANALLAVPPLILLIALGTVLDPSVRSIAFALSLLTIPSMVRLARANTITVAQREYVLAARALGAGRVRLMLREVLPNVVLPVLSLAVVMISVLVVAEASLSFLGIGIEQPQPTWGNMIAEGQGGVMEKHPFIVVVPGICLFLTVFSFNLLGERAQKRWDPRAAKL
- a CDS encoding ABC transporter ATP-binding protein: MTTPTALLEVEDLRTTFHTPRGDVRAVDGVSFALAAGETLGLVGESGSGKSVLGRTVMGLVASGGTTTVSGTVRLGGRSVHELRPSARRRLWGPEVAMVFQDPMTSLNPVKRVGTHLTETLRRHLRCSRAEATERAVDLLRQVGIPEPARRLRQYPHELSGGMRQRVVIATALACDPRLLIADEPTTALDVTVQKQILDLLGSLVAERGMAMLLVSHDLGAVAGRTDRVQVMYAGRTVESGPTRPVFAAPAHPYTDALLASIPRLGNAPHTVLRTIEGNPPDMTRPPAGCRFAPRCGFATDTCRDALPVAAVVPGGREVACHHPLRTAVLEGAEHGR
- a CDS encoding oligopeptide/dipeptide ABC transporter ATP-binding protein — encoded protein: MAGSGTAHLRPDRERALVVDDLVVEFPVARGTVHAVSGLSLDLLPGETLGILGESGCGKSSAGRAVMQLPPPTSGSVRLGEVELTGLPARRMREARSRMQLVLQDPVSALNPRRRVKDLVVEGLEIWGWGARDRDHFVDELLSSVGLDPATVRDKRPHELSGGQCQRVCIARSLALDPDVLICDEPVSSLDVSVQAQILNLLEKARERLRLSMVFIAHDVAVVKNISDRVLVMYLGKTCEVLPSASLEDALHPYTRLLLASVPEAAAPDGEGAEPARAVELPSPLDPPSGCRFRTRCPLATDRCAGEEPELREVRPGQFVACHHVEA
- a CDS encoding amidase, with amino-acid sequence MTPMYDDAIATAAAIRSGEVSAREVAEDAIARIEKHSALNAVVAERFEQALAEVDAGLPAGPLHGVPTLIKDLGMQVAGLPLTRGSRLWDGDVQAVDSELVRRYRAAGMVVIGMSNSPELGKNASTEPLLHGPTRNPWAPTHSPGGSSGGAAAAVSAGLVPVAHGNDGGGSIRIPASACGLFGLKPSRGRVSSYPVAGMLAAPLSVNHVLTRSVRDSALLLDLSSAPLHGDALAAPTPSSPFVEQAATAPLRLRIGLAVERADGGEVSPEVVAAVRSVAALCEELGHVVEETTLAHDHELVMSGFATLMGVSLLADVQHRLEALGRELRDDDLEPFTRMIHDHYLATMTPVQVYDGLAAVQQAGWQLGTSFSSYDLLLTPTLPLPVPELGVLDTSDPAVMWQRGGDYSSFTAVANATGMPAMSIPAGLDTAGLPLGAHFIGDLGTEGTLLALATQLEAARPWELLAPSYR